One Nonomuraea angiospora DNA segment encodes these proteins:
- the leuD gene encoding 3-isopropylmalate dehydratase small subunit, with product MEAFTTHTGTAVPLRRSNVDTDQIIPAVWLKQVSRTGFEKGLFSAWREDPTFVLNDPSYEGGSILVSGPDFGTGSSREHAVWALQQYGFRVVIAARFGDIFRNNSTKMGLLPVALPGDKVEALQSAVEADPKLEVTVDLAERQVRWADEVVPFEIDDYTRWRLMEGLDDIGLTLRHADEVAAYENGRQPWLPTTV from the coding sequence ATGGAAGCATTCACCACCCACACCGGTACGGCGGTGCCGCTGCGCCGCAGCAACGTCGACACCGACCAGATCATCCCGGCCGTCTGGCTCAAGCAGGTCAGCCGCACCGGATTCGAGAAGGGCCTGTTCTCGGCCTGGCGCGAGGACCCGACGTTCGTGCTGAACGACCCGTCCTACGAGGGCGGCTCGATCCTCGTCTCCGGCCCCGACTTCGGCACCGGCTCCTCGCGTGAGCACGCGGTCTGGGCGCTGCAGCAGTACGGGTTCCGCGTCGTGATCGCAGCCCGCTTCGGCGACATCTTCCGCAACAACTCCACCAAGATGGGCCTGCTGCCGGTCGCCCTGCCGGGCGACAAGGTCGAGGCGCTGCAGTCGGCCGTCGAGGCGGACCCGAAGCTCGAGGTCACCGTCGACCTGGCCGAACGCCAGGTCCGCTGGGCCGATGAGGTCGTGCCGTTCGAGATCGACGACTACACCCGCTGGCGGCTCATGGAGGGCCTCGACGACATCGGGCTGACCCTGCGTCACGCCGACGAAGTGGCGGCGTACGAGAATGGTCGGCAGCCATGGCTGCCGACGACCGTCTAG
- a CDS encoding IclR family transcriptional regulator → MDNSSGVGVLDKAVLVLNALEAGPASLAQLVQATGLARPTAHRLAVALEHHRIVSRDTQGRFVLGPRLSELSTAAGEDRLLAVAAPVLMQLRDLTGESAQLYRRQGDERVCVAAAERASGLRDTVPVGSALPMGAGSAAQILLAWEEPDRLHRGLRGAKFSAATLASVRRRGWAHSVGEREQGVASVSAPIRGSGGKVIAAVSVSGPIERLTRAPGRLHAVPVMAAAERITEAMRRTS, encoded by the coding sequence ATGGACAACTCTAGCGGAGTCGGAGTACTCGACAAGGCAGTTCTTGTACTCAATGCCCTCGAAGCGGGACCCGCTTCCCTGGCGCAGCTCGTCCAGGCCACCGGTCTGGCCCGCCCCACGGCCCACCGGCTGGCCGTCGCACTTGAGCACCACCGCATTGTGAGTCGTGACACACAGGGCAGGTTCGTACTGGGTCCCCGGCTTTCCGAGTTGTCCACCGCGGCCGGCGAGGACCGGCTGCTGGCGGTGGCCGCCCCCGTGCTGATGCAGCTCAGGGATCTCACCGGGGAGAGCGCGCAACTCTACCGCCGCCAGGGCGACGAGCGCGTCTGCGTCGCGGCCGCCGAACGCGCGAGCGGCCTGCGGGACACCGTGCCGGTGGGCTCCGCGCTGCCCATGGGGGCGGGCTCGGCCGCGCAGATACTGCTGGCGTGGGAGGAGCCGGACCGGCTGCACCGCGGCCTGCGCGGCGCCAAGTTCAGCGCCGCGACCCTCGCCTCCGTACGGCGCCGCGGCTGGGCCCACAGCGTCGGCGAGCGCGAGCAGGGGGTGGCCAGCGTGTCGGCGCCCATAAGGGGCAGCGGCGGCAAGGTGATCGCGGCCGTGTCGGTCTCCGGCCCCATCGAACGGCTCACGAGGGCACCGGGACGGCTCCACGCGGTGCCCGTTATGGCGGCGGCCGAACGTATAACGGAGGCAATGCGCCGCACGTCATGA
- a CDS encoding response regulator: MRLRLLIADDHPIVRDGLRAALGGEPDLEIVGEAADGAEAVRLAAELEPDIVLMDLRMPGMDGVTAIRRLSGTGPRVLVLTTFDTDVLPALEAGATGYLLKDAPPEELVRAVRATHRGETVLAPAVAGRLAAALRKPTRGRLSKRELEVLRLVAGGATNKVAAASLFISEASVKTHLLHIYAKLDVRDRASAVAEAYRRGLLTD, translated from the coding sequence ATGCGGCTGAGGCTGCTGATAGCGGACGACCACCCCATCGTGCGCGACGGCCTGCGCGCGGCACTCGGTGGCGAGCCCGACCTTGAGATCGTCGGCGAGGCGGCCGACGGCGCGGAGGCCGTACGCCTGGCCGCCGAGCTTGAGCCCGACATCGTCCTGATGGACCTGCGCATGCCGGGGATGGACGGCGTCACCGCCATCCGCCGCCTCAGCGGCACGGGCCCGCGGGTGCTGGTCCTGACCACGTTCGACACCGACGTCCTGCCCGCCCTCGAAGCGGGCGCCACCGGCTACCTGCTGAAGGACGCCCCGCCGGAGGAGCTGGTGCGCGCCGTCCGCGCCACCCACCGGGGCGAGACCGTCCTCGCCCCGGCCGTGGCCGGCCGGCTCGCGGCGGCCCTTCGCAAGCCCACCAGGGGGAGGCTCAGCAAACGGGAACTGGAGGTGCTGCGCCTGGTGGCCGGGGGAGCGACGAACAAGGTGGCGGCGGCGAGCCTGTTCATCAGCGAGGCCAGCGTCAAGACCCACCTCCTGCACATCTACGCCAAGCTCGACGTCCGCGACCGCGCATCCGCCGTGGCCGAGGCCTACCGCCGCGGCCTCCTCACCGACTGA
- a CDS encoding M3 family metallopeptidase produces MAGNPFFTSSDLPYELPPFADIREEHYLPAFERGMAEQLAEVDAIAGSSEAPTFDNTIAALERSGRILDRTATVFFSVAASNTTDGIMEIEKEISPQLTRHGDAIRLNRALWARIKQVSTEDPEEAWLLEKYREDFIRAGADLSEPDQDRLRQLNEELSKLSTEFAQTLLKASTESALVVSDPKELDGLDQAKIESLLKDGKYVLPLLNFTSQPGLAQLTDRDVRRRLYELSVGRAPGNFGLAARMAALRAERAALLGFPSHAAYVVADQTAKTVEAVEEMLGQLVAPAVRNARKEAEALSEQAGFEIEPWDWSYYSEKVRQARYDFDAAEMRPYFELDRVYRDGIFFAAGKLYGLTFTERPDLGGYHPDVTVYEVFEEDGSRLGLFVLDPYARETKRGGAWMNNLVDQSFLLGQLPVVVNNLNVTKPAAGPTLLTYDEVNTAFHEFGHALHGLFSQVRFPRVAGTRVPRDFVEYPSQVNEMWVTWPEVLANYARHHETGEPMPAELVEKLQAAEKFNQGFKTVEYLAATLLDWAWHKLAPGETVADPEGFESAALEAAQIALPQVGPRYRTNYFAHIFSGGYSAGYYSYIWSEVLDAESVEWFKENGGLTRANGDHFRRELLSRGGSLDPLTAFRNFRGREPSIQPLLVRRGLD; encoded by the coding sequence TTGGCCGGTAACCCGTTCTTCACCTCTAGCGACCTGCCGTACGAGCTGCCCCCCTTCGCCGACATCCGCGAGGAGCACTACCTGCCCGCGTTCGAGCGCGGCATGGCGGAGCAGCTGGCGGAGGTCGACGCGATCGCAGGCAGCAGCGAGGCGCCGACGTTCGACAACACGATCGCCGCGCTCGAGCGGTCGGGACGGATCCTCGACCGCACGGCCACGGTCTTCTTCAGCGTCGCCGCCTCCAACACCACCGACGGCATCATGGAGATCGAGAAGGAGATCTCTCCGCAGCTGACCAGGCACGGCGACGCCATCCGGCTCAACCGGGCGCTGTGGGCGCGCATCAAGCAGGTGTCCACGGAGGACCCCGAGGAGGCCTGGCTGCTGGAGAAGTACCGGGAGGACTTCATCAGGGCGGGCGCCGACCTGTCGGAGCCGGACCAGGACCGGCTCCGGCAGCTCAACGAGGAGCTGTCGAAGCTCTCGACGGAGTTCGCGCAGACGCTGCTGAAGGCCTCGACGGAGTCGGCGCTGGTGGTGTCGGACCCCAAGGAGCTCGACGGCCTCGACCAGGCCAAGATCGAGTCGCTGCTCAAGGACGGCAAGTACGTCCTGCCGCTGCTCAACTTCACCTCCCAGCCGGGCCTGGCCCAGCTCACCGACCGCGACGTGCGCCGCAGGCTCTACGAGCTGAGCGTCGGCCGGGCGCCCGGCAACTTCGGGCTGGCGGCCAGGATGGCGGCGCTGCGGGCCGAGCGGGCGGCGCTGCTGGGGTTCCCCAGCCACGCGGCGTACGTGGTGGCCGACCAGACGGCCAAGACCGTCGAGGCGGTGGAGGAGATGCTCGGCCAGCTCGTCGCCCCCGCCGTGCGCAACGCGCGCAAGGAGGCCGAGGCCCTGTCGGAGCAGGCCGGGTTCGAGATCGAGCCGTGGGACTGGTCGTACTACTCCGAGAAGGTGCGCCAGGCCCGCTACGACTTCGACGCCGCCGAGATGCGGCCGTACTTCGAGCTCGACCGCGTCTACCGTGACGGCATCTTCTTCGCGGCCGGGAAGCTGTACGGCCTCACCTTCACCGAGCGGCCCGACCTGGGCGGGTATCACCCCGACGTGACGGTGTACGAGGTGTTCGAGGAGGACGGGAGCCGGCTCGGGCTGTTCGTGCTCGACCCGTACGCGCGGGAGACCAAGCGCGGCGGCGCGTGGATGAACAACCTGGTCGACCAGTCGTTCCTGCTCGGTCAGCTGCCGGTGGTCGTCAACAACCTCAACGTCACCAAGCCGGCCGCGGGGCCGACGCTGCTGACGTACGACGAGGTCAACACGGCCTTCCACGAGTTCGGGCACGCGCTGCACGGGCTGTTCTCCCAGGTGCGCTTCCCGCGCGTGGCGGGCACCCGCGTGCCGCGCGACTTCGTCGAGTACCCGTCACAGGTCAACGAGATGTGGGTGACCTGGCCCGAGGTGCTGGCCAACTACGCCAGGCACCACGAGACGGGCGAGCCGATGCCGGCCGAGCTGGTGGAGAAGCTGCAGGCGGCGGAGAAGTTCAACCAGGGCTTCAAGACCGTCGAATATCTCGCCGCGACCCTGCTCGACTGGGCCTGGCACAAGCTGGCGCCGGGAGAGACGGTGGCCGACCCGGAGGGGTTCGAGTCCGCGGCCCTGGAGGCCGCCCAGATCGCCCTGCCACAGGTCGGGCCGCGCTACAGGACCAACTACTTCGCCCACATCTTCTCCGGCGGCTACAGCGCCGGCTACTACTCCTACATCTGGAGCGAGGTGCTCGACGCGGAGAGCGTGGAGTGGTTCAAGGAGAACGGCGGGCTCACCAGGGCCAACGGCGACCACTTCCGCCGCGAGCTGCTCTCCCGTGGCGGCAGCCTCGACCCGCTGACCGCGTTCCGCAACTTCCGCGGGCGCGAGCCCAGCATCCAGCCGCTGCTCGTCCGCCGCGGCCTCGACTGA
- a CDS encoding HU family DNA-binding protein: MNKRELVEAIADRVGDRKTATEAVNAVIDTIQKAVASGDKVSITGFGAFEMVNKPARTARNPSTGAEINVPESWGPKFRPGSDFKELVNQGGKKVGKKK; the protein is encoded by the coding sequence ATGAACAAGCGAGAACTCGTCGAGGCCATCGCTGATCGGGTGGGCGACAGGAAGACGGCCACCGAGGCCGTCAACGCGGTCATCGACACCATCCAGAAAGCCGTGGCGAGCGGCGACAAGGTCTCGATCACGGGCTTCGGCGCATTCGAGATGGTGAACAAGCCCGCCCGCACGGCCAGGAACCCGTCGACCGGCGCGGAAATCAACGTTCCCGAGAGCTGGGGGCCGAAGTTCCGCCCGGGATCCGACTTCAAGGAACTGGTCAACCAGGGCGGCAAGAAAGTCGGAAAGAAGAAGTAA
- the leuC gene encoding 3-isopropylmalate dehydratase large subunit produces the protein MGRTLAEKVWEQHVVRRAEGEPDLLYIDLHLIHEVTSPQAFDGLRLAGRKVRRPDLTIATEDHNVPTVLGPISDPVSKTQVETLRKNAAEFGIRLHPMGDAGQGVVHIIGPQFGLTQPGMTIVCGDSHTSTHGAFGGIAFGIGTSEVEHVLATQTLPAYRPKTMAIEVSGELPAGVTAKDLILAIIAKIGTGGGQGYIVEYRGEAVRKLSMEGRMTVCNMSIEAGARAGMIAPDETTFEYLKGRPHAPEGQAWDEAVEYWKTLRTDDDAVFDKVVEIDASTLTPYVTWGTNPGQGLPLGESVPSPESFSDPVERSAAERALEYMGLTAGTPLREIEVDTVFVGSCTNGRIEDLRSAAEILRGRQVRTRTLIVPGSMLVKLQAEQEGLHEVFKAAGAEWREAGCSMCLGMNPDTLQPGERSASTSNRNFEGRQGKGGRTHLVSPQVAAATAVTGRLTAPADL, from the coding sequence ATGGGCCGCACACTGGCCGAGAAGGTCTGGGAGCAACACGTAGTCCGGCGGGCCGAGGGCGAACCGGACCTGCTCTACATCGACCTGCACCTCATCCACGAGGTGACCAGCCCGCAGGCGTTCGACGGGCTCCGTCTCGCCGGCCGGAAGGTGCGGCGGCCCGATCTCACGATCGCCACCGAGGACCACAACGTGCCGACCGTGCTCGGCCCGATCTCCGACCCGGTGTCCAAGACGCAGGTCGAGACGCTGCGCAAGAACGCCGCCGAGTTCGGCATCAGGCTCCATCCGATGGGCGACGCCGGTCAGGGCGTGGTGCACATCATCGGCCCGCAGTTCGGGCTGACGCAGCCGGGCATGACGATCGTGTGCGGTGACTCCCACACCTCGACGCACGGCGCGTTCGGCGGCATCGCGTTCGGCATCGGCACCTCCGAGGTCGAGCACGTGCTGGCCACGCAGACGCTGCCCGCGTACCGGCCGAAGACGATGGCGATCGAGGTCTCCGGCGAGCTGCCCGCCGGCGTGACCGCCAAGGACCTGATCCTGGCGATCATCGCCAAGATCGGCACCGGCGGCGGCCAGGGCTACATCGTGGAGTACCGCGGCGAGGCCGTGCGCAAGCTCTCCATGGAGGGCCGCATGACGGTCTGCAACATGTCGATCGAGGCGGGCGCCCGCGCCGGCATGATCGCGCCGGACGAGACCACGTTCGAGTACCTGAAGGGCCGCCCGCACGCGCCCGAGGGCCAGGCGTGGGACGAGGCCGTCGAATACTGGAAGACGCTGCGCACCGACGACGACGCCGTGTTCGACAAGGTCGTGGAGATCGACGCCTCGACGCTGACCCCGTACGTCACGTGGGGCACCAACCCGGGCCAGGGCCTGCCGCTGGGCGAGTCCGTCCCGTCGCCGGAGAGCTTCTCCGACCCGGTCGAGCGCTCGGCCGCCGAGCGGGCGCTGGAGTACATGGGCCTGACCGCCGGCACGCCGCTGCGTGAGATCGAGGTCGACACGGTGTTCGTCGGCTCGTGCACCAACGGCCGCATCGAGGACCTGCGCTCGGCCGCCGAGATCCTGCGCGGCCGCCAGGTGAGGACCCGCACGCTGATCGTCCCCGGCTCGATGCTGGTCAAGCTGCAGGCCGAGCAGGAGGGCCTGCACGAGGTGTTCAAGGCCGCCGGCGCCGAGTGGCGCGAGGCCGGCTGCTCGATGTGCCTGGGGATGAACCCCGACACGCTCCAGCCCGGCGAGCGCAGCGCCTCCACCTCCAACCGCAACTTCGAGGGCCGCCAGGGCAAGGGTGGCCGCACCCACCTGGTGTCGCCGCAGGTCGCCGCCGCGACCGCCGTCACCGGCCGTCTGACCGCGCCCGCCGACCTGTAA
- a CDS encoding SCO5555 family protein translates to MAADDRLEDDELARRLREAHRRVRLLPAAEKDRLARRYLAICDLAKRDPERAAARLDAFLAALDTPRSEENALGD, encoded by the coding sequence ATGGCTGCCGACGACCGTCTAGAAGACGACGAACTGGCGCGGCGGTTGCGCGAGGCGCACCGCCGCGTCCGCCTGCTCCCCGCCGCCGAGAAGGACCGGCTGGCCCGCCGCTACCTCGCGATTTGCGATCTGGCGAAGCGCGACCCGGAAAGGGCTGCCGCCCGCCTCGACGCGTTTCTGGCCGCTCTCGACACGCCACGTAGTGAGGAAAACGCGCTAGGTGATTGA
- the cofC gene encoding 2-phospho-L-lactate guanylyltransferase: MSIRWSLVIPVKTLVAAKTRLAAATGPHRTRLAVAVASDTVAAALACARVARVIVVTADPAAAGPLGALGAEVVPDPDRGLNTALRTGAAHAVRVAPGDAVGALQADLPALRSPELGTALEAAAEFDQSFVPDALDVGTTFYGVRPGMPFTPRFGGESRAKHLAGGAKELCVPGIDSVRRDVDTPDDLRAAIALGLGRHTAAVVAELWPGS, translated from the coding sequence GCGGCCACGGGCCCGCACCGGACCCGGCTGGCCGTGGCCGTGGCGAGTGACACGGTGGCGGCGGCGCTCGCGTGCGCGCGGGTCGCCCGGGTGATCGTGGTGACGGCCGACCCCGCCGCGGCCGGGCCGCTGGGCGCGCTGGGTGCCGAGGTGGTGCCCGACCCGGACCGCGGCCTGAACACCGCCCTGCGCACCGGGGCCGCCCATGCCGTACGCGTGGCGCCCGGCGACGCGGTGGGGGCGCTCCAGGCGGACCTGCCCGCCCTGCGGTCGCCGGAGCTGGGGACGGCGCTGGAGGCCGCCGCCGAGTTCGACCAGTCCTTCGTGCCGGACGCGCTCGACGTCGGGACGACCTTCTACGGGGTGCGGCCCGGGATGCCGTTCACGCCGAGGTTCGGCGGGGAGTCGCGGGCCAAGCACCTGGCGGGCGGGGCGAAGGAGCTGTGCGTGCCGGGGATCGACTCGGTGCGGCGGGACGTGGACACGCCCGACGACCTGCGCGCGGCCATCGCCCTGGGCCTCGGCCGCCACACGGCCGCGGTCGTCGCCGAGCTGTGGCCCGGCTCATGA
- a CDS encoding MFS transporter — MGRTGDFWRFAWANAITQTGTQVTVVALPLAALLVLDAGAFELGLLSAAEMLAFLLIGLPAGVWVDRSRRRPILIWSDVARGVALLSIPVAAWLDVLTLPQLYAVALVLGVGTVFFDVAHMSFLPAIVTKERLERGNGVLEVTRNTSLLAGPGLGGWAVAVFTAPIALLADAVSYLLSALLLSGVRAEESPRRSERRLRQEVSEGIRFVAGERVLRRVAVGGALVMTANGISTVGLPLYLVKELGVGSAQYGLLLSAAAVGSLVGAALVARVTARFGSGPALYGSAVLATVLYLPALATGPGWRLLIFPVASSLFGVVTSIFGVAQLSYRQRITPDHLMGRVNASMRFLMWGAYPLGGLAGGALGEWLGGYAAFAAGVAVMGLAHLAVATSPAIMRTSAKTS, encoded by the coding sequence ATGGGGCGTACGGGCGATTTCTGGCGGTTCGCGTGGGCGAACGCCATCACACAGACGGGAACGCAGGTCACGGTCGTGGCCCTGCCCCTGGCGGCGCTCCTGGTCCTGGACGCCGGGGCCTTCGAGCTCGGCCTGCTGTCGGCGGCCGAGATGCTCGCGTTCCTGCTGATCGGGCTGCCCGCGGGCGTGTGGGTGGACCGGTCGCGGCGCCGCCCGATCCTCATCTGGTCCGACGTCGCGCGGGGCGTGGCGCTGCTGTCGATCCCGGTGGCGGCCTGGCTCGACGTGCTGACGCTGCCGCAGCTGTACGCGGTCGCCCTCGTGCTGGGCGTGGGCACGGTCTTCTTCGACGTCGCCCACATGAGCTTCCTGCCCGCCATCGTGACCAAGGAGCGCCTCGAACGCGGCAACGGCGTCCTGGAGGTCACCAGGAACACCTCGCTGCTCGCGGGGCCGGGCTTAGGAGGCTGGGCGGTGGCCGTGTTCACCGCGCCGATCGCGCTGCTCGCCGACGCCGTCAGCTATCTCCTCTCCGCGCTCCTGCTGTCGGGCGTGCGGGCCGAGGAGAGCCCGCGGCGAAGCGAGCGGAGGCTGCGCCAGGAGGTGTCGGAGGGCATCAGGTTCGTCGCGGGAGAGCGGGTGCTGCGCAGGGTCGCGGTCGGGGGCGCGCTCGTCATGACGGCCAACGGCATCTCCACGGTCGGCCTGCCGCTCTACCTGGTCAAGGAGCTGGGAGTCGGCTCCGCCCAGTACGGGCTGCTGCTGTCGGCCGCCGCCGTCGGCTCCCTCGTGGGCGCCGCGCTGGTGGCCCGCGTCACCGCGCGCTTCGGCAGCGGCCCGGCCCTGTACGGCTCCGCCGTCCTGGCGACCGTGCTCTACCTGCCCGCGCTGGCGACCGGCCCCGGCTGGCGGCTGCTGATCTTCCCGGTGGCCTCGTCGTTGTTCGGCGTGGTGACTTCGATCTTCGGCGTGGCCCAGCTCAGCTACCGCCAGCGCATCACTCCCGACCACCTGATGGGCCGGGTCAACGCCAGCATGCGTTTCCTCATGTGGGGGGCGTACCCGCTCGGCGGGCTGGCCGGGGGCGCGCTGGGGGAGTGGCTCGGCGGCTACGCGGCCTTCGCCGCGGGCGTGGCCGTGATGGGCCTGGCGCACCTGGCGGTGGCGACCTCGCCCGCCATCATGAGGACCTCCGCGAAGACGTCATGA
- a CDS encoding alpha/beta fold hydrolase, which produces MSFPTRRDMFQYAAVAGAGAVGSAAAKPRREVTTYVFVTGANGVASGDSELALRGHRTVGVTLPGHGPEEQFHVAYQTPQDLETLATLPSPVAGVTLDDYVEATVGTVRRVSGHGPVILVGGSLGGATITKAADAVPDLIDLLVYDTAFCCTELSSPNDYLATPEGKESLAGSVVSGIIADPRVIGAIRMNWRTNDRKFLDAVKAAFMAEASEGELLAMLNTLLPDESLQVGSADARGRKEAWGRVPRVYIRHTRDRVIPLALQDRMIKEADAATPGNKFEVFSVEASHAPTARTYRLITEILHKLAK; this is translated from the coding sequence ATGAGCTTTCCGACCCGTAGGGACATGTTTCAGTACGCCGCCGTCGCGGGCGCGGGCGCCGTGGGCTCCGCGGCCGCCAAGCCGAGGCGGGAGGTGACCACGTACGTCTTCGTGACCGGCGCGAACGGCGTGGCCAGCGGCGACTCCGAGCTGGCGCTGCGCGGCCACCGCACCGTGGGCGTGACGCTGCCGGGGCACGGCCCCGAGGAGCAGTTTCACGTCGCCTACCAGACCCCGCAGGACCTGGAGACGCTGGCCACGCTGCCGTCGCCGGTGGCGGGGGTCACGCTGGACGACTATGTCGAGGCCACGGTGGGCACCGTGCGCCGGGTCTCCGGCCACGGCCCGGTGATCCTGGTGGGCGGCAGCCTCGGCGGCGCGACCATCACGAAGGCGGCCGACGCGGTGCCCGACCTGATCGACCTGCTCGTCTACGACACCGCGTTCTGCTGCACGGAGCTGAGCTCGCCCAACGACTATCTGGCGACGCCGGAGGGCAAGGAGAGCCTGGCGGGCAGCGTGGTGTCGGGCATCATCGCCGACCCGAGGGTGATCGGCGCGATCCGGATGAACTGGCGGACCAACGACAGGAAGTTCCTGGACGCGGTCAAGGCGGCGTTCATGGCGGAGGCGAGCGAGGGCGAGCTCCTGGCCATGCTGAACACGTTGCTGCCGGATGAGAGTCTCCAGGTGGGGAGCGCCGACGCTCGGGGGCGCAAGGAGGCGTGGGGAAGGGTGCCGCGCGTCTACATCAGGCACACGCGGGACAGGGTGATCCCGCTCGCACTGCAGGACAGGATGATCAAGGAGGCGGATGCGGCCACGCCAGGCAACAAGTTCGAGGTTTTCTCGGTGGAGGCTTCGCATGCGCCGACGGCGCGAACGTACCGGCTGATTACCGAAATCCTGCACAAACTGGCGAAATGA
- a CDS encoding sensor histidine kinase gives MSWLDGRERGVFLCLAYGLLGISSTAAALADAPPTGAPWPLLRWLAGPLPAWLAEAAGPGWAATGGLTTAWPEGGGPASFAAWWPAVALAAAVWVAPIGWLHPRRDTRRALAVGHFLVLIALAAALTAASPAFIVFASIGYPLASALLPARLTMAGVTLTAIVIVTAQAGPGARGTLLTVIAGVALPLVAAGWYVSAEHDKRRRLVERLRAAMAENASLNARLLDQARRAGMLDERHRVAGEIHDTVAQDLVALIGQLNAADRTSRAETRRRHLDQAADLARRSLSEARRSVRALRPEPLETSKLPDAITDLAESWSRSAGVDLILEITGTPVALAAPIEDTLFRVAQEALANVAKHARASRTGLTLSYTDETVLLDIRDDGAGFAPQKPADGFGLDGMRQRVRAVGGTLHLESTPGQGTAVAAAIPMLPAEDDHP, from the coding sequence ATGAGCTGGCTGGACGGGCGCGAGCGCGGGGTTTTTCTGTGCCTCGCCTACGGACTGCTCGGGATCTCCTCGACCGCGGCCGCCCTCGCGGACGCGCCGCCCACCGGCGCGCCCTGGCCCCTCCTGCGCTGGCTGGCCGGCCCCCTGCCGGCCTGGCTCGCCGAGGCGGCAGGCCCGGGCTGGGCGGCCACGGGCGGCCTCACGACGGCATGGCCGGAAGGTGGCGGCCCGGCGTCGTTCGCGGCGTGGTGGCCGGCGGTCGCGCTGGCCGCCGCGGTGTGGGTGGCGCCGATCGGCTGGCTCCACCCCCGCCGGGACACCCGCCGCGCGCTCGCCGTGGGCCACTTCCTCGTGCTGATCGCGCTCGCCGCCGCGCTGACGGCCGCCAGCCCCGCCTTCATCGTGTTCGCCTCGATCGGCTACCCGCTGGCCAGCGCCCTGCTCCCGGCCCGGCTGACCATGGCGGGCGTGACGCTCACCGCCATCGTCATCGTCACGGCCCAGGCGGGGCCGGGCGCCCGAGGCACCCTGCTCACCGTGATCGCGGGCGTGGCGCTGCCGCTGGTCGCGGCCGGCTGGTACGTCTCCGCCGAGCACGACAAGCGCCGCCGCCTGGTCGAGCGCCTGCGCGCCGCCATGGCCGAGAACGCCTCACTCAACGCCCGGCTCCTCGACCAGGCCAGGCGGGCGGGCATGCTCGACGAGCGGCACCGCGTGGCCGGAGAGATCCACGACACGGTCGCCCAGGACCTCGTCGCCTTGATCGGCCAGCTCAACGCCGCCGACCGCACCTCCAGGGCCGAGACCCGCCGCCGCCACCTCGACCAGGCCGCCGACCTGGCCCGCCGCAGCCTCTCCGAGGCCCGCCGGTCCGTACGCGCCCTGCGCCCGGAGCCGCTGGAGACCTCGAAGCTCCCGGACGCGATCACCGACCTGGCCGAGTCGTGGTCCCGGTCGGCCGGCGTCGACCTGATCCTCGAGATCACCGGCACCCCGGTCGCCCTGGCCGCCCCCATCGAGGACACGCTGTTCCGCGTGGCCCAGGAGGCTCTGGCCAACGTCGCCAAGCACGCCAGAGCCTCCAGGACGGGCCTGACCCTGTCGTACACGGACGAAACCGTCCTCCTCGACATTCGAGACGACGGCGCCGGGTTCGCCCCGCAGAAGCCCGCTGACGGCTTCGGCCTCGACGGAATGCGCCAACGCGTCCGCGCCGTCGGCGGCACCCTCCACCTCGAGTCCACCCCCGGCCAGGGCACCGCCGTGGCCGCCGCCATCCCCATGCTCCCCGCCGAGGACGACCACCCATGA